A part of Fundulus heteroclitus isolate FHET01 chromosome 23, MU-UCD_Fhet_4.1, whole genome shotgun sequence genomic DNA contains:
- the yif1a gene encoding protein YIF1A (The sequence of the model RefSeq protein was modified relative to this genomic sequence to represent the inferred CDS: added 31 bases not found in genome assembly) has translation MDLPHHGYRATKPRARAAPPAGDSVLFDDTSSAAPGMNSQGFYTPGYNMAGPSNDMQGGPGVNNLFTDPMANAAMMYGSSLANQGKDIVNKEITRFMSMNKLKYFFAVDTRYVLKKLLILMFPYTHQDWEVRYHRDTPLTPRQDVNAPDLYIPTMAFITYILLAGMALGIQKRFSPEVLGLCASTALVWVIIEVLVMLLCLYLLTVHSDLSTFDLIAYSGYKYVGMIFTVFCGLLFGSDGYYVALAWSSCALMFFIVRSLKMKILPSISSDSMGMGSSAKPQLRLYITVATAVFQPIIIYWLTSHLVR, from the exons CTAAGCCGAGAGCTCGCGCAGCCCCACCTGCAGGAGACTCTGTCTTGTTCGATGACACCAGCTCAGCGGCACCTGGAATGAACAGCCAGGGCTTCTACACTCCTGGTTATAACATGGCGGGACCCTCAAATGACATGCAGGGAGGCCCGGGAGTTAACAACCTGTTCACTGACCCAATGGCCAACGCCGCCATGATGTACGGCTCGTCTTTAGCCAACCAGGGAAAAGACATTGTGAACAAGGAG ATCACCAGATTCATGTCTATGAACAAGCTGAAATACTTCTTTGCGGTGGACACCAGATACGTCCTGAAGAAACTCCTGATCCTCATGTTCCCTTACACACATCAG GATTGGGAGGTCCGCTACCATCGGGACACTCCGCTCACTCCAAGGCAAGACGTAAATGCGCCTGATCTTTACATCCCAA CCATGGCTTTCATTACCTACATTTTACTGGCTGGAATGGCCCTTGGTATTCAAAAGAG GTTCAGTCCAGAGGTTCTTGGACTGTGTGCCAGCACTGCCCTGGTGTGGGTCATCATCGAGGTCTTGGTCATGTTGCTGTGTTTGTATCTGCTCACGGTGCACAGCGATCTCTCCACGTTTGACCTCATCGCCTACAGTGGATACAAATATGTTGG AATGATCTTCACGGTGTTTTGTGGCTTATTGTTCGGCAGTGATGGGTATTATGTTGCCCTTGCGTGGTCTTCTTGTGCCCTAATGTTCTTCATT GTTCGATCTCTGAAGATGAAGATCCTGCCCTCCATCTCCTCGGACTCGATGGGAATGGGATCGAGCGCCAAGCCTCAGCTCCGCCTTTATATCACAGTGGCAACCGCAGTCTTTCAGCCAATCATTATCTACTGGTTAACCTCTCACTTAGTCAGGTGA
- the ccdc85b gene encoding coiled-coil domain-containing protein 85B, which produces MGSEGEMINRELSKVSDEDLLACSKEELVSRLRKEESEKISALIQRGRLIKEVNKQLQGHLLEIRELKVINQRLQEENTELRDLCCFLDDDRLKVKKLAREWQLFGHHAAKVMREDLGGYLKKLADLERLQDGLVKENLDLKELCLVLEEECVSRSDSSPGGSTELNLPCMVARDLGDGSSSTGSVGSPDQLHLVCSPDD; this is translated from the coding sequence ATGGGCAGTGAGGGGGAGATGATAAACAGGGAGCTGTCAAAGGTCTCTGATGAGGATTTGCTGGCCTGCTCCAAAGAGGAGCTGGTGAGCCGGTTGCGTAAGGAGGAGTCAGAGAAGATCTCGGCTCTGATCCAGCGCGGCAGGCTCATCAAGGAGGTCAACAAGCAGCTGCAGGGCCACCTCCTGGAGATCCGGGAGCTGAAAGTCATCAACCAGCGCCTGCAGGAGGAGAACACCGAGCTGCGGGACCTGTGCTGCTTCCTGGACGACGACAGGCTGAAGGTGAAGAAGCTGGCCCGGGAGTGGCAGCTCTTCGGCCACCACGCCGCCAAGGTGATGCGTGAGGACCTGGGCGGCTACCTGAAGAAGCTCGCCGACCTGGAGCGCCTGCAGGACGGCCTGGTGAAGGAGAACCTGGACCTGAAGGAGCTGTGTCTGGTGCTGGAGGAGGAGTGCGTGAGCAGGAGCGACTCCAGCCCCGGCGGGTCCACGGAGCTCAACCTGCCCTGCATGGTGGCCCGGGACTTGGGGGACGGGAGCTCCAGCACGGGCAGCGTGGGGAGTCCGGACCAGCTCCACCTGGTGTGCTCACCGGACGACTGA